The following proteins are encoded in a genomic region of Cryptomeria japonica chromosome 11, Sugi_1.0, whole genome shotgun sequence:
- the LOC131860262 gene encoding uncharacterized protein LOC131860262, with protein MDACHLLLGIPRQYDVDSRYDGKKNVYNLTKDGVQYTMTPLLDDGKDNHVVISVMLVGKEEFMQAIKEKDTPCFAIVVKPTKEVRKKAEEKEQERTAGPKQVKELLERYKGIVVGSKPETLPPFRDVSHCIDLIPGSAFPNKAAYKLTPDQNEEIARQVHELLKKGFIRKSISPCVVLAVLALKKEGT; from the coding sequence atggatgcttgccatttactCCTTGGAATACCACGGCAATATGATGTAGACTCAAGGTATGATGGGAAGAAAAATGTCTACAATTTGACCAAAGATGGTGTGCAATACACTATGACCCCACTACTGGATGATGGTAAGGACAACCATGTTGTGATTAGTGTCATGTTAGTAGGTAAGGAGGAGTTTATGCAGGCAATCAAAGAGAAGGATACCCCATGCTTTGCCATAGTGGTGAAGCCAACAAAAGAAGTAAGAAAGAAAGCAGAAGAAAAGGAGCAAGAAAGGACTGCAGGTCCTAAACAAGTGAAAGAGTTgttggaaagatataagggtataGTTGTAGGAAGCAAACCAGAGACCCTACCACCTTTCAGAGATGTAAGTCACTGCATTGACCTCATACCAGGCTCTGCATTTCCCAACAAAGCAGCATATAAATTGACTCCTGATCAGAATGAAGAAATTGCAAGGCAAGTACATGAGTTGCTAAAGAAAGGATTCATAaggaagagtattagcccttgtgttgtccttGCAGTATTGGCCCTAAAGAAGGAAGGTACATGA